One stretch of Paenibacillus sp. FSL R5-0341 DNA includes these proteins:
- the panC gene encoding pantoate--beta-alanine ligase gives MKVLRTIAELRQELSLMRQAIRSNASVVGLVPTMGYLHEGHASLMQAAQQQSDIVVLSIFVNPIQFGPNEDFDSYPRDEARDVETARSQGVDIVFIPSVEEMYPQATQTTVSVSQLTERLCGASRPGHFDGVTTVVSKLFNIVQPQRAFFGMKDAQQVAVIQQMVNDLNMPVEIVPCPIVREEDGLALSSRNVYLSAEQRTQALVLSKALRAAQEAADTGLVTTAADIRRILREHITSSPLAIIDYAEIQAFPSLEPLSDQEEVQGRDDLLIALAVKFGKTRLIDNIRLQKSEVLSHV, from the coding sequence ATGAAAGTATTACGGACAATCGCAGAGTTAAGACAGGAGCTAAGCTTGATGCGTCAAGCGATTCGGTCCAATGCATCCGTTGTAGGTCTGGTACCGACAATGGGTTATCTTCATGAAGGTCATGCAAGCTTGATGCAAGCAGCCCAACAACAGAGCGATATCGTGGTATTAAGCATATTCGTTAATCCGATTCAATTTGGACCCAATGAAGATTTTGACAGCTATCCGCGGGATGAAGCCAGGGATGTGGAGACAGCACGCTCACAAGGGGTAGATATTGTATTTATTCCCTCTGTTGAAGAGATGTATCCACAGGCAACGCAAACGACAGTATCTGTCTCACAACTGACGGAGCGCTTATGTGGCGCTTCCCGCCCGGGACATTTTGACGGCGTAACGACTGTAGTATCCAAGCTTTTCAACATCGTACAACCACAGCGTGCATTTTTCGGGATGAAAGACGCTCAGCAGGTTGCGGTCATTCAACAGATGGTGAATGATTTGAATATGCCTGTAGAAATTGTGCCTTGTCCGATTGTTCGGGAAGAGGATGGTCTTGCCCTCAGTTCACGTAATGTCTATCTTAGCGCAGAACAGCGTACACAGGCGTTGGTTCTGTCAAAGGCACTGCGCGCAGCTCAGGAAGCTGCAGATACAGGTCTAGTTACTACAGCCGCAGATATCCGTCGCATCTTGCGCGAGCATATTACAAGCTCACCGCTTGCCATTATTGACTATGCCGAGATTCAGGCTTTTCCTAGCCTTGAGCCGCTCTCAGATCAGGAAGAAGTTCAAGGACGTGACGATCTGCTCATCGCACTTGCGGTGAAATTCGGAAAAACAAGATTGATTGACAATATTAGGTTGCAAAAATCGGAGGTACTGTCCCATGTTTAG
- a CDS encoding tetratricopeptide repeat protein: protein MNDMLDEIIKSYPSAEGLNKQELLQKWNLLKRMSDGMLDEWLMFEEKMSQVREREMDKPASLEPEQEAVTALPELHLEYFSRGQGYFKLQMYRQAIMQFSQVVTDHPESALTRFYLALAYLNLEQMAEAGTHLQQIMYLKGSPRLKGLVCNALGCIQAKLANPEAACSLFAQALQYDPTLTEPLYNMEACRLNRGKLQYANQLTTLH, encoded by the coding sequence ATGAACGACATGTTAGATGAAATTATCAAGAGCTATCCTTCCGCTGAAGGCCTGAACAAACAGGAATTGCTGCAAAAGTGGAACTTGCTTAAGCGGATGAGTGACGGAATGCTGGATGAATGGCTGATGTTTGAAGAAAAGATGAGCCAGGTGAGGGAGCGGGAGATGGATAAGCCTGCTTCCCTTGAACCAGAACAGGAAGCTGTTACCGCTTTGCCTGAACTCCATCTGGAATATTTCAGTCGGGGTCAGGGCTATTTCAAATTACAGATGTATCGGCAGGCGATTATGCAGTTCTCCCAGGTTGTGACCGACCATCCGGAGAGTGCATTAACTCGTTTTTACCTGGCGCTCGCGTATCTGAATCTGGAACAAATGGCGGAAGCCGGGACACATTTGCAGCAGATCATGTACCTTAAGGGTTCGCCTCGCTTAAAAGGGCTTGTATGTAACGCTCTGGGCTGTATTCAAGCCAAACTTGCGAATCCGGAAGCTGCATGTTCACTCTTTGCACAGGCCCTTCAGTATGACCCGACATTGACCGAACCACTGTACAACATGGAAGCTTGCAGGTTGAACAGGGGAAAATTGCAATATGCGAATCAGCTGACAACCCTTCATTAA
- the panD gene encoding aspartate 1-decarboxylase: MFRTLMKSKIHRATVTEANLNYVGSITIDEDLMETSDLMENEKVQIVNNNNGARLETYVIPGPRGSGVICLNGAAARLVQPGDNVIIISYAMMSQEEANTHKPTVVFVDGQNKPVQTMKQEVHATIM; this comes from the coding sequence ATGTTTAGAACACTGATGAAATCCAAAATTCACCGGGCTACGGTAACGGAAGCCAACTTGAACTATGTGGGTAGCATTACCATAGATGAAGACTTGATGGAAACATCCGACTTGATGGAAAACGAGAAAGTGCAAATCGTGAACAACAACAACGGTGCACGTCTGGAAACTTATGTGATTCCAGGACCGCGCGGAAGCGGGGTCATCTGTCTTAACGGCGCAGCTGCACGTCTGGTACAGCCTGGAGATAACGTCATTATCATTTCTTACGCCATGATGTCTCAAGAAGAGGCAAATACTCACAAACCAACGGTTGTATTTGTAGATGGACAGAATAAACCTGTACAAACGATGAAGCAGGAAGTGCACGCCACGATTATGTAA
- the dinG gene encoding ATP-dependent DNA helicase DinG — MKYAVLDFETTGTQSDGEIIQAGLAIIDHDFSITQIYSSYVNPGVPIPPFISGLTGITDADVADAPSLEEMMMEMVPLLNDVVLVGHNVAFDFHFLQNALDRCGYLPFTGRILDTIDFLKITFPSLGSYQLGYVSSEFGFQHDRPHQADSDALATAYVLLKCLDELKELPLITIQRLSDLFAPEDSDLGWFLDGMRSEKEAEPIQDLDGHTYYRQLALNVSDWTDIGAPRDEREGNPLDGVSFEQFMDQVRENLKDTLDHYEEREAQTQMFSSVRQALDEEKHLLIEAGTGTGKSLGYLLPAIYESVKQEQKVMVSTHTINLQEQLRERDIPMLTQVVPFPFKAAVFKGRGHYLCLRKFEHKINKREFATPKEDYFTAAQMIVWLTQTETGDDEELNLSGRGGDFWETVQSESESCLGRSCPWFRKCFYHRAKHEAGLSDIVITNHSKLFTDVKAAHQLLPAYESLVIDEAHHLEDVAGKHLGMHMKYFTLVHTLTRLFKDSRNGQLPMLRSQLSGHENSVQWGSMVDQMFPLALEVKELWDRMSDALFGLLPERSDASPGETGQFSLRLKASQKPAKWQELQDLENQIYVTLGDLVRKGDKLLLEVKEDQDDYQSDSLITDITGLLKDLTTLKENLRFFMRMDDAKTVYWMEASGQFRSKSLQLYAVPVDVSAQLKDLFFDKKKSVVLTSATLSVDKSFQFMIEQLGLQEAADNNRLLTSMLPSPFNYRDQALLVIPRDFPSVKGSVGDAHFVNMLVQSLAETAIATRGRMMVLFTSYKMLRQVYDPLKEALSGNDISLLGQGVDSGSRSKLTRRFQDAKATVLLGTSSFWEGVDIPGDALTCLAIVRLPFQPPNHPLVEAKSELLQEQKKNPFMKLSVPQAVIRFKQGFGRLVRTGKDRGIVIVYDTRVIEAYYGKFFLYSLPGPKMEHMLTEQMVPRITEWLEKPAKEQE; from the coding sequence ATGAAATATGCCGTATTGGATTTCGAAACAACCGGCACGCAGTCCGACGGTGAGATTATACAGGCCGGACTTGCCATCATAGATCATGACTTCAGCATAACTCAAATATATAGTTCTTATGTGAACCCTGGTGTACCGATTCCCCCGTTTATTTCGGGATTAACGGGTATTACCGATGCCGATGTGGCGGATGCTCCATCACTCGAAGAGATGATGATGGAGATGGTTCCGCTGCTTAACGATGTGGTTCTTGTTGGACACAACGTTGCTTTTGATTTTCACTTTTTACAGAATGCTCTGGACCGTTGCGGTTATTTGCCGTTCACAGGCCGTATTCTGGACACGATTGATTTTCTGAAGATTACGTTCCCATCACTTGGTTCTTATCAACTTGGTTATGTGTCTTCAGAATTTGGTTTTCAGCATGATCGCCCTCATCAGGCTGACAGTGATGCACTGGCGACAGCCTATGTGCTGCTCAAATGTCTGGATGAGTTAAAGGAATTACCGCTCATAACGATTCAGCGGCTCAGTGACCTGTTCGCACCAGAAGACAGTGACTTGGGTTGGTTCTTGGACGGAATGCGCAGTGAGAAGGAAGCAGAGCCGATCCAGGACCTGGACGGACATACCTATTATCGTCAGCTTGCTCTTAATGTGAGTGATTGGACGGATATTGGTGCACCACGTGATGAACGTGAGGGTAACCCCCTTGATGGTGTAAGCTTCGAACAGTTTATGGACCAGGTTCGGGAGAACCTGAAGGATACGCTGGATCATTATGAAGAGCGCGAAGCGCAGACTCAGATGTTCAGCAGTGTAAGGCAAGCTTTGGACGAAGAGAAACACCTCTTGATCGAAGCTGGAACGGGTACCGGTAAATCTCTGGGGTATCTGTTGCCTGCTATTTACGAAAGTGTGAAGCAAGAACAGAAAGTCATGGTCAGCACGCATACGATCAACCTGCAGGAACAATTGAGAGAGCGGGACATTCCGATGCTGACCCAAGTGGTTCCGTTTCCGTTTAAGGCTGCTGTATTCAAAGGACGTGGACATTACCTGTGCCTGCGCAAATTTGAACACAAAATCAATAAACGTGAATTCGCCACACCGAAAGAGGATTATTTCACAGCTGCCCAGATGATCGTCTGGCTTACGCAGACCGAAACCGGAGATGATGAGGAACTTAACCTTAGCGGACGCGGTGGGGACTTCTGGGAGACCGTACAAAGCGAATCCGAGTCATGTCTGGGAAGATCCTGTCCATGGTTCCGCAAATGTTTCTATCATCGTGCCAAACATGAGGCCGGGTTGTCAGATATTGTAATCACCAATCACTCCAAATTATTTACGGATGTCAAAGCAGCACATCAGCTGCTGCCAGCTTATGAGAGTCTTGTGATCGATGAGGCCCATCATCTGGAGGATGTAGCTGGTAAACATCTTGGAATGCATATGAAATATTTCACGTTGGTTCATACACTGACCCGTCTGTTTAAAGACAGTCGTAATGGTCAGCTGCCTATGCTTCGTTCGCAGTTATCCGGACATGAAAATTCGGTGCAATGGGGCTCCATGGTGGATCAGATGTTTCCGCTCGCTCTTGAGGTCAAAGAGTTATGGGATCGTATGAGCGATGCTCTGTTCGGGCTGTTGCCTGAACGAAGTGATGCTTCACCGGGAGAGACAGGTCAATTTTCCCTGCGTCTGAAGGCATCTCAGAAACCTGCGAAATGGCAAGAGTTGCAGGATCTGGAGAACCAGATCTATGTGACACTGGGTGATTTGGTTCGCAAAGGGGACAAATTGCTGCTTGAGGTGAAGGAAGATCAGGATGATTATCAATCGGATAGCCTGATCACGGACATCACAGGATTGCTGAAAGATCTGACTACGTTGAAGGAGAATCTACGGTTCTTCATGCGTATGGATGATGCCAAAACGGTGTACTGGATGGAAGCCAGCGGCCAGTTCCGCAGCAAATCGCTTCAGCTGTATGCTGTACCTGTAGATGTCAGTGCACAACTTAAGGATTTGTTTTTTGACAAAAAGAAAAGCGTTGTGCTTACATCGGCTACGCTCTCTGTCGATAAGTCATTCCAGTTCATGATTGAGCAGCTTGGCTTGCAGGAAGCCGCCGATAATAATCGGCTATTAACGTCGATGCTGCCATCACCTTTCAACTATCGTGATCAGGCACTTTTGGTGATTCCGCGTGATTTCCCGAGTGTGAAGGGCAGTGTGGGTGATGCGCACTTTGTTAATATGCTGGTGCAGTCCCTCGCAGAGACAGCAATTGCCACCCGTGGACGCATGATGGTTCTGTTTACTTCATACAAGATGTTGCGACAGGTCTATGATCCGCTCAAGGAGGCGTTGTCTGGTAACGACATCTCGTTGCTGGGGCAAGGCGTGGACAGTGGAAGCCGCTCCAAGCTGACTCGCAGGTTCCAGGATGCCAAAGCTACGGTACTTCTGGGCACAAGCAGCTTCTGGGAGGGTGTAGATATCCCGGGTGATGCGCTAACCTGTCTCGCTATTGTAAGATTGCCGTTCCAGCCACCGAATCATCCGCTGGTGGAAGCCAAGAGTGAGCTGCTCCAGGAGCAAAAGAAAAATCCTTTTATGAAACTGTCCGTGCCGCAAGCGGTCATTCGGTTCAAGCAGGGATTTGGCCGATTGGTGCGTACCGGGAAGGACAGAGGAATTGT